Within the Cervus canadensis isolate Bull #8, Minnesota chromosome 17, ASM1932006v1, whole genome shotgun sequence genome, the region agtgggggagaggggtggggggggacgaGGACCGGGGTGGCTGGggatggcgggggcggggggggccaTGGTGTCACTAGCTCCTGTCTGTTTTctcagaggtggggggtgggcaggagagcCTCTTGCAGGGTGAGACCACTGCGGGCCACTGCGGCAAAAGGCAGCTCTTCCCCCAGCTCCCAGGGACCCCTCTGCCCGGCCCCTGGGCTCATCTCGAGTCTGAGCTACCCTGCTCGAGTGACTGGGGTTGGTTTCCTGCGGCCCACCGGCCTAGTGCTGTGCAGAGACCCCCTCCCCGAGCGTTCTCAGTTCCACAGGAAGCCACCGCAACTCTCTCTCCACCCGTGTCCCCCACCACTCATGTGTCCCCgtctttctccccccaccccctgacgCCCCATAGGTGCCAGCCTGGCTGGCAGGGTCCCCTGTGTGACCAGTGCGTGACCTTTCCCGGCTGTACGCACGGCCTCTGCGTGGAGCCCTGGCAGTGCATCTGCAAGGACGGCTGGGACGGACACCTCTGCGACCTAGGTGGgcacctgcccctgccctccctgcccccgccccagccaCCTCCTCCCCGCCCGGTGGGGTAGcggctgcctcccctccccctgtggCCTTCGCCCAGCACACCCAGCAGCCTGGACGGTGGTGATCTCTTTATCCGCTTCCCACTGGTGCTGGGGGCTTCCCCACGGGGCGGGGGCACTTACTGCTGCTCCCCACTGCACTGCCAGCACCcagcactggggtgggggggggtgggggctgcccgTTGAATAAAGAGTCCCAGAAGGAACATGCCACACAAAGCTGAGAGGGTGGGGGCCGCAGAAATCTGTCCCGGGGGGTGGGGCGCTGAAGCTCAAAGAGGGGGTCGTCGCAGAGCCAAGACTCCAAGAAATTCACAGGCGAGGCTACTGAGGATGCTGTGACATAGAAGCAAACAGACGCGGCGGGGATGCTGGGTGCTGAGCGCGGGGCCCGTGGGTACTGAGTCAGGGCCACCGGCACAGGGCCGGGGGCTGTGCTGGACGAGGTCAGGTGTGGGGGCCGGGGGATGGACGGCCGGGAAAAGCTGAGAAGTAGCTCAAGTGCAGATTGGTGTTATCTGTTGATTTCATTAATTTATGCAATCTTTGCCCTCCATTACCCTGAGCAGTGGACAGATGGCTGTCACTGCATTTTCAGGCTGTAGAATGTTCACCCGAGCCCATTCTCGTTTGGCAAAACCTGCCCTGACGCCCAGGCAAACGAGGGTCCTTGAGAAAACTCCCCTGGCGGTGTAGGCAGCTGCCGTAGGGCCCCTGTCCCTCAGTCCCCCTGCCAGCGTCCGCAAAGACATCTGGTATctagagggaaactgaggcttggggaaGCAACGGGGTCCTGCTCAGGACCCTTAGGAAGTCGGGAGAACAGCCGGCTGGCTACCAAACCCCACCCTCCGCCTCCAAAATGGGTTCATTCTCATCCAGGGGGCTAACGCTTTCCCTGGAGAAAAACCCAAGAACTGTGTGTTACCGCCCCGCGAAGCTGGGCAGTGGGCTTTCAAAATCCCCCAGCATGTGGGTCTTTAAagtgccctcccccagccccgcacGGAGCAGGTTTTTCCCTACAGCTGACTCAGGCTCTGGCCAGCAGGGCTCGGATCCCTGGAAGAACCTCTGAGCTGTTTGGGGGACCCAGAGGGGCCCCAAGAAAAGCCACCACTGGGGATCAGGGCTTTTTAACCCAGAGCCCCACTCTTTGTGATATCTAAGCCCGGGACCCCGCcgtggagttttccagacaaaAGGTCCCTCCCCACTGGGTCGACAAAAGCCTGGGGCGGCTGGGTCCAGAGGAAGCTGCCCTCCGGGTAGTTCCTGGCCTTCTCCCTTTTCACCCGTCTTTGAGGCTGTCACCGCCACAGCTGCTGCCCCAGCAGGCAGAGACCCCCGGCCGCTCTCCCCTTGTGGCAGCTTAATCCATCCGACTTTGGGGTCTGAGgccctggagggagggggagaagctGAGCTGATCCTCGGCTAGGCTCAGAAGACTTGACACTGCAGGAGAGGAGTGGGTGGTCGCTAGCTCTTGCGCTTACACGGAGGGTTCCCAGTGACAGGGGAGCCTGAGGCTCACGCCCAGGGCCTTCCTATAATGATAAATCCTCTATGTTCCCCTTGCGCCAGCCAGACTCCTCCTGTGAGCTCTGCACAGGCCCTCGCCTGGCGTGCGGGGCTTTTCCTTACCGACGGATGGCCATCCCCTCTCCCTGAGAGGGTGCAGGGCTCTTGAAATGAGGGAGTCCATCTGCACGTGTGTGGCTGCAGCCCCCAGGGACCCCCACCTAGAGCTGCCCCTCAATCGCCACCTCGTCTCTGGCTGGCCCTGGCTCTCTCTTTGGCCCAGGCGGCAGCTCAGATGGTGGAAAAAGCCAAGCGGAAAGGGGCTCTCAGACATGGGCTGGGGAGAAGCCCTTCTTTTCTAAGCAGGGAAAGTGAGGCATAGAGTCTGGGGtggtggggtggcgggggagaGGAGCAGTTGGCTGAAGGTGGGTGCAGAAAGGGTCCCTCTCCTGTCAGAGAGCCCCCGCCCCGGGTCCCCCCTTTGTTCAGCCTGTCCCTGCCTTGCTGAGCCCCGAATAATGAAGTGTGCGTGACGGGAGGTGTAAAAAGGCGGTGGAAATATACCAGTGTTCATGGAAACCCGTGCTGACAGGCGAGCACTCAATACCTCTCATTTCACCGCCTTCAAAAGATGCAACCTTTTTATCATGGACCCTCTTAGTTCAGAACCTGAGAGCAGACAGACCACCAGGAGACGGAGGAGGCAGTGTTGGGGCTAAATCAGGTTTCTTGATTCCCGACAGGGGGCTTTACATCTCatttcctcccccacctccccgctCCCCTTTGATGGAAAAGTATACAGGGGCAGGTGATGTCTCTAACAGTTGGGCTGTActcaccccctcctccacctACGAGCGGCAGGGACCTCCTCAGACACTAGAAACTGGTCTGGAGCtttagggggaggggaggggtctgCAGTGAAGGTCAGTGTTGCGGAACCCGACAGGTGACCTGGTGCCGGAAAAAGGGGCAGCGGGCCTGGGTGAAATCTTGGTGAGCGGTCGTGACTTTCTGTCCTCGGCTCCCAGAGCTGTTTACTTAGGTCAGGGTTCTGGGGGAGTCGCAGCACTCCCTTGCTGAGGACCCTGATGGGTGACCTTGGACAGTGACCACAAGCAGGGAATCTGGGCAGCTCACGCGGGCTCCCTGCCTTGACCAGAGCGAGGGGTGTCTGTCTCTCCCTGCCCCGACCCACGATCCTCCTTCGCCTCTGCgacacccccccccgcccccgccaccaaCCTCACTCATCTCCCTGattttctctgctcttccaaGGACATCCGGCTTGCACCATCGACCCCCTGCGCCGAAACACGGCACCGCCTGAACCGTTGAGACCCAGTAGGATGCTCTGTGCCCCTGCTCTCTCGGAAGGATTGTCAGAAGATGACGGGCCCGCTGTGAATGGTGTTGAGCATTCTCTCCCTCGATTGATAAAGAGCGCTTTAGAGTCCCGTTTCACACCCCCTAAAACCTCTTGTCAGCCTAACCCAGTCGGACAGTCCGGCGGAACAAAGACCGAGGAAGTGCCTCCTTCTGCACCCTGCGGTGGGGCTCCTCTCAGTGGTGCCTTTTCTGGGGGAGTCTGTCATTTCCGTCATTTTTTCCCGAAACATTCCTGAAGTATTCACATTCCCCTGACGTCCCCAAGTCCTGATGTGCGTGAATGACCAGTAGATTGGGACTCTGACCCGAGCCCTCAGCGGCATAATTTCTAAAGGCGACGTAACAAAGGAGATCAGAGTTCGGCATTGCCCGAGGCTGTTGGTGAATAACCCGGTCTCCGTACCTTAGGGGCGGcttttggtggggtgggggggtgggtggcagGCTCTGCATTGGGGTCTTCTGGGATGTATGTCttaggaggtgggagagggggctgTGGCCAGCATGGGCAggcgggaggggggggggggggggggggtctggcCCCCAGCTACCCTCGTGGAGAGGGGCCTCCGGGGCTGTGGGCAGTGGGCAGTGGGCACGGCAGATGGACCGGTCCTTGGCCTCTCTGGTGCCCCCCTGAGCAGACTTCCCAGCAGCTCAGCCATTTCTGGCCCCCATTGCCCTCCTCACCCTCCGAGGAGGAGGGGGTTTAAACGCAGGCCAGGGAGGTCAGGCGAGAACTCAGGGCAGTCTCCAGCCCTGGGCCAGTGGCTGCGGGTCGGGGGGCGCCCCTGTCTCGTGAGGAAGCCGAAGCTTAAGTGCCTTCCAGGGACGGGGCAGAGAGCCCCCAGAGCCACACAGGCCAGGAACCAGCCTTCTTGCAACATTCTAAAAATCGGCATTCTagggctgattcgtgttgatgtgtggcagaaaacagcaaaatcctATAAAGTAATGATCCttcgattaaaaaataaataagaaaaaaaagaccagagTTCAGGGTGAGGTCGGAGGACAGGGGTGACCACCGAGCTCCATTTCTGCTTCCTGGCAGGAAGGGGAAATATGGAGCAagacctttaaaatattttgctctcCTCCCTAACAGACTTGAGCCCGTCTGTCAAAATAGAGCCTGGGGTCCTTGAAATTCCTCCAGAGCCCCAGCTCCCCTCGCCCTCACCCTTGCAGCAGCAATGCTGATTCCTTGTGCTCCAAGCCCCTTTCTTCCCCGGAGTTTCGGCATTTATCAAATGACAAAGGGTCTGCTCGTTTAAAAGCACTTACATTAAATGCTCCATGCGCTCCGCTTTGAGCAAACAGCTTTGGTCTGCAAGCTGCACTGGGGTGAATGGGCCACTATTAACCAGCCGGGCCCAGACGCTGCTCCTGCCTCGCAGACAGAGCGCCCGGCTTTCTTTCACTCTGAGAGTCCCCAAGGGTTTCCCGTACAATAGCCCGCAGGCTCACTCCGCGgaagataaaattaataataaggggctgggggcggcggcggcggtggtggGAGAGATGGAGGGATGCCCTGCTTGGCCCCGCCTCTGTGGCCTGGGGGCGGAGCTAAGGGGAGGGCTGGCCGCAGTCGTGGGGTACCACTAACTTtgcctctctcagcctcagtttccccacctgtccAGTGACTTAACCGTCAGGCCTCTGGTCGGTCGGAGAGGTGACGtgagaggtgggagaggagatGGGCATCCTGGCACGGGAGGTCAGGCATGTTCCAAGTTGGCAGCGTGATGGGGGTGAGGTGCCCACCCCATCTCGGACGGTCCGGGAGCCCCTCGCAGGCTGGGGCTCACGGTGCCCCGgcacccacccccctccccaccccggggCCTCCCTGGCTGGCACTCCCTCACCTCGAGCGTTCTGGGCACCTGCCCTTTGGTTGGGTCCCAGGAGGTTTGTGGTGTGGTGTGAGGGCGGGGGCAGGGCACCCCCACCACGGCCTCGCTGTCCTAGCCCAGCGCCCGAGGGCCCTTCACCCTGCCCCCTGTTGTCCTCCAGCTCGCCCTGCCAGCACGGAGGCAGCTGCGTGGACGATGAGGGCCAGGCCCCCCACGCCGCCTGCCTGTGCCCCCCGGGCTTCTCGGGCAACTTCTGCGAGATCATGACCAACAGCTGCAGCCCCAACCCGTGCGAGAACCAGGGCATCTGCACCGACATCGGGGGTGACTTCCGCTGCCGCTGCCCCGCCGGCTTCATGGACAAGACCTGCAGCCGCCCGGTCAACACCTGCACCAGCGAGCCGTGCCTCAACGGCGGCACCTGCCTGCAGCACTCACAGGTGAGATTCGAGTGTCTGTGCACGCCCGCTTTCGCCGGCCCCCGGTGCGGCCGGAAGCGCGCGGCGGGCCCCCCGCAGGTCACCCGTGTGCCCAGCGGTTACGGGCTGACCTACCGCCTGACCCCCGGGGTGCACGAGCTGCCGGTGCAGCAGCCCGAGCACCGCGTCCTGAAAGTGTCCATGAAGGAGCTCAACAAGAGCACTCCGCTCCTCTCCGAGGGACAGGCCATCTGCTTCACCATCCTGGGCGTGCTCACCAGCCTGGTGATCCTGGGCACCTTGGGCATCGTCTTCCTCAACAAGTGCGAGGCCTGGGTGTCCAACCTGCGCTACAGCCACATGCTGCGCAAGAAGAAGAACCTGCTGCTGCATTACAACAGCGGGGAGGAGCTGGCCGTCAACATCGTCTTCCCGGAGAAGATCGACATGACCACCTTCACCAAGGAGGCCGGCGAGGAGGAGATCTGAGCAGCGTCCCCGCCGCCCCCCCTCCTCGGGGTCCCCGCAGAGCCCCCCGTCTCTCTGTGCGGTCTGCTCTCATCCTTGTGATGGCATTTGCTCCCCTCTCTGTCAAATCTGGTGAACGCTACGCTTTCCTCTCCCGCCTTTGCGCTGCCGTGTGACCAACGTAATTGCCAGATGaatcctctttctctcttcttaatgcatgatataaaaaaataataataacggTAATAATAACGAGAATTTCATCTTTAAACGAGTAAGACAAATAAGTATGTTATTCTAAACTCTCAACCTAAAatcaaaaaagaccaaaaaaaaacatGGCAACAGTGCCAGGGCTCCGTGCCGACGCCCCCCTCCAGCCAGGGGTGGGGTCTCGGCCACGGGGTCCTCGTGAAACCGTTACGAGTGCTGTGCATGACCACCCACTGTGAAAAGGGCTAAAATCTCTTTCGTTCGTTAATTCTCACGCACCACTCCCGACTCGCACTCACGTCAACACCGCAGACCTTTCAATCTTCCCGATT harbors:
- the DLK1 gene encoding LOW QUALITY PROTEIN: protein delta homolog 1 (The sequence of the model RefSeq protein was modified relative to this genomic sequence to represent the inferred CDS: substituted 1 base at 1 genomic stop codon); the encoded protein is MTATAALLPVLLLLLAFGRSAHGAECFPACHPENGFCDDDSVCRCQPGWQGPLCDQCVTFPGCTHGLCVEPWQCICKDGWDGHLCDLDIRLAPSTPCAETRHRLNRXDPVGCSVPLLSRKDCQKMTGPCTGVNGSPCQHGGSCVDDEGQAPHAACLCPPGFSGNFCEIMTNSCSPNPCENQGICTDIGGDFRCRCPAGFMDKTCSRPVNTCTSEPCLNGGTCLQHSQAICFTILGVLTSLVILGTLGIVFLNKCEAWVSNLRYSHMLRKKKNLLLHYNSGEELAVNIVFPEKIDMTTFTKEAGEEEI